A genome region from Acidobacteriota bacterium includes the following:
- a CDS encoding ABC transporter permease, with protein MQTLWQDLRYGARTLMRQPGFTVVAVLTLALGIGANTAIFSVINALILNPPHIVDADRVTAIWRTAKDKRAEGYISYLELQDWRAQNRSFEAMAAYKPNGVIVLNESSAEIVPALRVSANFLSLLKVNLFRGRDFQAEEEKRGSAGATIISYQFWQNRLGGSESAIGQQLTLSSKPFTIIGILPPGFEFPMIGKDVELLTTIAGEGGNLDQRGAQVLKVLGRLKPGVSFTQAQADLTAITANLEQQFPQYHKNETAYLVPVGEQIVGKDVRRALWVLLGAVGFLLLIACTNVTNLMLVRASVREKELALRVALGAGTWRIARQLLTESLLLALLSGGAGLLMSVWGLSAIKYYGAEQLPRLEEVQMSGRVLGFTLAVSALTALLFSVLPIFKAARPDINEVLKAGSKSATSGGALVWWRNSLVVSEVALGLMLLVGAGLMMRSFASLVNVPPGFDPKNVLTGQVSMTRAAYENHKERMQYVDQTLDRLKALPGVESAAFVAPMPFSGGNVGSDFRIEGRPKPEPGQEPTANNRSVTSQYFQAIKIPLLKGRYFTEQDQRGGIGAAIINETLANRYFSNEEPIGKYISNIGANQNDGDPERWEIVGVVGDVHHSSLTKAATPEIYLPYQQNSWGWGSFFVRTTNDVAGFTNSFTETIRSNDKTVPVSKVQPLTTAISDTVAQTRFYTFLFALFGSVGLLLTVTGIYGVISYTVSRQTQEIGIRMALGAQVGDVLKLVIGQGMVLTLIGIGLGLLGALGMTGLMQTLLFNVKASDPVTFAGVTLLLMVVAAVACWIPARRAAKIDPMIALRCE; from the coding sequence ATGCAAACACTTTGGCAAGATTTACGTTACGGCGCACGGACATTGATGAGACAACCCGGCTTTACGGTAGTTGCTGTGCTGACGTTGGCGCTCGGCATTGGCGCAAATACGGCAATTTTCAGTGTCATCAACGCGCTGATTTTGAATCCGCCGCACATTGTTGATGCGGATCGCGTGACAGCAATCTGGCGAACGGCGAAAGACAAACGCGCGGAAGGCTATATTTCCTATCTGGAGTTGCAGGATTGGCGCGCGCAGAACCGCAGTTTTGAAGCGATGGCGGCTTACAAGCCCAACGGCGTAATTGTGCTCAATGAAAGCAGTGCGGAAATCGTGCCGGCTCTGCGCGTCAGCGCCAATTTCCTGTCGCTGTTGAAAGTCAATCTGTTCCGAGGACGCGACTTTCAAGCGGAAGAAGAAAAGCGCGGGTCGGCGGGCGCGACCATCATTAGCTATCAGTTTTGGCAAAACCGTCTGGGCGGCAGCGAATCGGCAATCGGGCAACAACTGACACTGAGCAGCAAACCGTTTACCATCATTGGCATTTTGCCGCCGGGGTTCGAGTTTCCGATGATCGGAAAAGACGTGGAGCTTCTGACCACGATTGCGGGCGAAGGCGGAAACCTCGATCAGCGCGGCGCGCAGGTGCTGAAAGTGCTTGGCCGTTTGAAGCCCGGCGTGAGCTTCACGCAGGCGCAAGCAGATTTAACTGCCATTACGGCGAATTTGGAGCAGCAATTTCCCCAATACCACAAAAACGAAACCGCGTACCTGGTACCCGTAGGCGAACAGATTGTTGGGAAAGACGTGCGGCGCGCGCTGTGGGTATTGCTGGGAGCGGTCGGCTTTCTACTTCTGATTGCCTGCACAAACGTGACGAATCTGATGTTGGTACGAGCAAGCGTTCGGGAAAAGGAACTGGCTTTGCGGGTTGCGTTGGGCGCGGGAACGTGGCGAATTGCGCGACAATTGCTGACCGAAAGTTTGCTGCTGGCGCTACTTTCCGGTGGAGCAGGGCTGCTGATGTCTGTGTGGGGACTCAGCGCGATCAAGTATTACGGCGCGGAGCAACTGCCGCGACTTGAGGAAGTGCAGATGAGCGGGCGCGTGCTAGGCTTTACCCTGGCAGTATCCGCCTTGACCGCGCTGCTTTTCAGCGTGCTGCCGATTTTCAAAGCAGCTCGCCCGGACATCAACGAAGTTCTGAAGGCAGGATCAAAAAGTGCGACCAGCGGTGGCGCGTTGGTTTGGTGGCGAAACTCATTGGTTGTTTCTGAAGTCGCGCTGGGATTGATGCTGCTGGTTGGCGCGGGATTGATGATGCGCAGTTTCGCTTCGCTGGTGAATGTTCCGCCAGGCTTTGATCCAAAGAATGTGCTGACCGGTCAGGTCAGCATGACCCGGGCGGCGTATGAAAATCACAAAGAGCGTATGCAGTACGTCGATCAAACCCTTGATCGGCTGAAGGCTTTGCCCGGCGTCGAAAGCGCTGCATTCGTCGCTCCGATGCCATTCAGCGGCGGCAACGTGGGCAGCGATTTCCGTATCGAAGGCCGCCCCAAACCCGAACCCGGACAGGAACCGACTGCCAACAATCGTAGCGTCACTTCGCAATACTTTCAGGCGATCAAAATTCCTTTGCTGAAAGGCCGTTATTTCACCGAACAGGATCAGCGCGGCGGAATCGGCGCAGCCATTATCAACGAGACCCTTGCCAACCGTTACTTTTCGAACGAAGAGCCGATCGGCAAATACATCTCGAACATCGGAGCAAACCAGAATGACGGTGACCCGGAGCGATGGGAAATCGTCGGCGTTGTTGGCGATGTGCATCACAGTAGTTTGACCAAAGCGGCGACGCCGGAAATTTATCTGCCGTACCAGCAGAACAGTTGGGGATGGGGAAGTTTCTTTGTGCGAACGACGAACGATGTCGCGGGATTCACCAACAGCTTCACGGAAACGATTCGATCGAACGACAAAACCGTTCCGGTGTCGAAAGTGCAACCGCTGACGACGGCGATTTCAGACACGGTGGCGCAAACAAGATTTTACACATTTCTGTTTGCCCTGTTCGGTTCGGTAGGGTTGTTGCTGACGGTGACAGGAATTTACGGCGTGATTTCTTACACCGTTTCGCGGCAAACGCAGGAAATCGGCATTCGCATGGCGTTGGGCGCGCAGGTCGGCGATGTATTGAAACTGGTAATCGGACAGGGAATGGTGCTGACATTGATTGGTATCGGCCTGGGGTTACTGGGGGCGCTGGGCATGACGGGGTTGATGCAGACGCTGTTATTCAACGTAAAAGCCTCCGATCCTGTGACCTTTGCGGGCGTGACGTTGTTGTTGATGGTCGTTGCGGCGGTTGCCTGTTGGATTCCGGCCAGAAGAGCCGCGAAGATAGACCCGATGATTGCTTTGCGGTGCGAATGA
- a CDS encoding ABC transporter permease: MQTLWQDLRYGVRMLVKNPGFALIAVLTLALGIGANTAIFSVVYGVLLKPLPYKDAEHIVVANISPPDFRDVKEGSQSFDWMALWASNMYNVTFGGETVQVRGAIVTPELLPQLTQPILGRFWLPEEDRQALAVISYDFWQSHFGGSPDVLGQTIRLYGKPQTIIGVTPPEFQYPSRDFKLWNTFGAAMAEAPRQMENRQFRIFRAVAHLKPGVSRLQMQTDVETISQRLQQQYPDTNSKIRISFTPLYDRIVGDVSRALWVLLGTVGFVLLIACANVANLTLARMAVREREVAIRAALGAGRGRLLRQLLTESLLLAVLGGAAGLLLAIWGIDALVNFNPDDIPRLAEVRLNAPVLLFTLGATMLTGLIFGLVPAWQVSTGSLNQKLRDGGRGAFGHLKGNRLRNALVVTEIALSLIVLVGAGLLLKSFNRLLHVDTGFKAENLLTANLPMVEFKDSQQRTTILRDALARIAQLPGVEAASGGSALPPVTAQRATRFTVQGESSNESGGRSAYFIAVNPNYFHALGTSLREGREFTDRDDDKAAKTVIINQTLARNLFPNESALGKRVQLINSELSNDWREIVGVVADVRYSGLDDPNDSAIYTPFAQTPFLWSYLMIRTTVPPQSLVAGVRDAIKSANSALEPTGFMPMKQLVSSSVAQPRFYTFLLGAFAALALALAAVGIYGVLAYSVTQRTREIGVRLALGAGQRSVLRLVLKQGLALALIGSVIGLIGALALTRLMSALLFEVSVTDPLTYGSVSALLILVVLMACWIPARRAAKVDPIIALRYE, encoded by the coding sequence ATGCAAACACTTTGGCAAGACCTGCGCTACGGCGTGCGGATGTTGGTGAAAAATCCGGGCTTTGCGTTAATCGCCGTGCTGACGTTGGCGCTCGGCATCGGAGCCAATACGGCAATTTTCAGTGTGGTGTATGGCGTGTTGTTGAAACCGCTGCCGTACAAAGATGCTGAACATATTGTCGTGGCAAACATTTCTCCGCCGGATTTTCGCGATGTGAAAGAAGGCAGCCAGAGTTTTGATTGGATGGCGTTGTGGGCGTCCAATATGTACAACGTCACGTTTGGCGGCGAAACCGTTCAGGTCAGAGGCGCAATCGTCACGCCGGAGTTATTGCCGCAACTGACACAGCCGATCCTGGGAAGGTTTTGGCTACCGGAAGAAGATCGGCAGGCGCTGGCCGTCATTAGCTACGATTTCTGGCAAAGCCATTTTGGCGGAAGCCCTGACGTTCTGGGCCAGACGATTCGGTTGTACGGCAAGCCACAAACCATCATTGGCGTGACGCCGCCGGAGTTTCAGTATCCCAGCCGCGATTTCAAGCTATGGAATACATTTGGTGCGGCAATGGCTGAAGCGCCGCGACAGATGGAAAACCGCCAGTTCCGGATTTTTCGTGCGGTTGCTCACCTGAAACCCGGCGTCAGCCGGTTGCAGATGCAAACCGATGTCGAAACCATTTCACAGCGATTGCAGCAGCAGTATCCAGACACCAACTCAAAGATACGCATCAGCTTTACGCCCTTGTACGACCGCATTGTTGGCGATGTCAGTCGCGCGTTATGGGTGTTGCTGGGAACAGTTGGATTTGTGTTGTTGATTGCCTGCGCCAACGTCGCCAATTTGACGCTGGCGCGGATGGCAGTGCGCGAACGGGAAGTCGCGATTCGCGCCGCGCTGGGCGCTGGGCGCGGCCGGTTATTGCGCCAATTGCTGACGGAAAGTTTGCTGCTTGCCGTATTGGGCGGCGCGGCAGGGTTGCTGCTGGCGATTTGGGGAATAGATGCGCTGGTCAATTTCAATCCGGACGACATTCCGCGTTTGGCTGAAGTTCGCCTGAACGCGCCTGTCTTGTTGTTCACATTGGGGGCAACGATGTTGACCGGATTGATCTTCGGGCTGGTTCCGGCCTGGCAGGTATCAACTGGCAGCCTGAATCAAAAACTGCGGGATGGCGGGCGTGGAGCATTTGGGCATTTGAAAGGCAATCGGTTGCGGAACGCGTTGGTTGTCACAGAAATCGCTCTGTCGTTGATTGTGTTGGTCGGAGCCGGGTTATTGTTGAAAAGCTTCAACCGGTTGCTGCACGTGGATACGGGATTCAAGGCCGAAAACCTGCTGACCGCCAATCTACCGATGGTGGAATTCAAAGACTCGCAGCAACGAACGACCATTTTACGCGACGCGCTCGCTCGAATTGCCCAGCTTCCCGGTGTTGAAGCCGCCAGCGGCGGCAGCGCCTTGCCGCCTGTCACTGCACAGCGCGCCACACGATTTACAGTGCAAGGAGAAAGCTCCAACGAAAGCGGCGGACGCTCCGCGTACTTCATTGCCGTCAACCCCAACTATTTTCACGCCTTGGGAACTTCGCTGCGCGAAGGCCGCGAGTTCACCGACCGCGATGACGACAAAGCTGCGAAAACGGTCATCATCAATCAAACACTGGCGCGCAATCTGTTCCCAAATGAAAGCGCGTTGGGAAAACGTGTACAACTGATCAACTCCGAACTTTCCAACGATTGGCGCGAAATTGTTGGTGTTGTCGCTGACGTTCGCTATTCGGGGTTGGATGACCCCAACGATTCCGCGATTTACACGCCTTTTGCTCAAACGCCTTTTTTATGGAGTTACCTGATGATTCGCACAACGGTTCCGCCGCAATCGTTGGTGGCAGGCGTGCGAGACGCGATCAAATCCGCCAATTCCGCGTTGGAACCGACCGGCTTCATGCCGATGAAACAGTTGGTTTCCAGCTCAGTCGCCCAGCCACGGTTTTATACTTTCCTGCTTGGCGCGTTTGCTGCATTAGCGTTGGCTTTGGCGGCAGTGGGGATTTACGGCGTTCTGGCGTATTCCGTCACGCAACGAACGCGTGAAATTGGCGTCAGACTGGCGCTGGGAGCAGGGCAAAGGTCAGTCTTGCGTTTGGTCTTAAAGCAAGGCTTGGCGTTGGCGTTAATCGGATCCGTGATCGGATTGATTGGCGCTTTGGCCCTGACACGATTGATGAGCGCCTTGCTGTTTGAAGTCAGCGTGACAGACCCACTGACGTACGGAAGCGTGTCGGCATTACTGATTCTGGTTGTGTTGATGGCGTGTTGGATTCCGGCTCGGCGAGCGGCGAAGGTGGACCCGATAATTGCGCTTCGCTACGAGTGA
- a CDS encoding ABC transporter permease, with protein MQTLWQDLRYGARMLWKRPGFAFIIIFTLALGIGANTAIFSVVNGVLLRPLPFKEPGRLVRVYSEFPTMNLRKFWISPPEYLDIQREAKSWESIGAWSAGGVNIATNGDPIRVPSATVTRSLMETLGVQPALGRNFSAEEDLVGGPRVAIISHALWQRAFGGRADIIGQEMRINSRAVNVIGVMPQGYVFPPGTNEPTDVWTSFQFDPANPGGRSSHFLYVIGRLKPGTSIDQARQETESLIAGWNTEKRARHLFSANFHPVLMFPLHQDVVGGARSAVLMLLGAVGFVLLIACANVASLLLARAEARHREFAVRLALGAGKTRMLRQFLAEGFLLVLFGAVGGVLLAQLGLKLIIASSPDSVPRTGEIKIDQLVLAFTVGVSILTAFLFALAPMAQLRERNLAAWLHGSGKGSSVGASSQLLRKTLVVTEIAMAVVLVVGSGLMIRAFWKLRNVDVGFNPFGVLSFTVALPPNNYKVPDQLRFSQSLQEKLSAIPGVKSAAMAGELPPLRPIDANDTDIEGYQPKPNEPSRGNVDFWNVVGEDYFKTMGIRLIEGRLFEPGDRNENAMRVAVINKALAKRYWEGNPIGRRLDPQVSNQPNWFTVVGIVEDTKNLGVDKPAGTELYLLEQQFVALAGGNRRQNFVVRTEGDPTQIAGAVRAAVRELDPSLPIFGLQTMSDVVADSLARPRFLSLLLAAFSLIALALASVGIYGVMSYSVSQRTQEIGVRMTLGARSTDVVKMVLGQGTKMVAVGIGIGLAGAFALTRLISTLLFEISVTDPLTFAAVIVLLSVVALVACYIPARRAAKVDPMIALRYE; from the coding sequence GTGCGCGTGTACAGCGAATTTCCAACGATGAACCTGCGGAAGTTTTGGATTTCGCCGCCGGAATACCTGGACATTCAGCGAGAGGCGAAATCCTGGGAATCCATTGGCGCATGGTCGGCGGGCGGAGTGAATATCGCGACTAACGGCGATCCGATTCGCGTTCCATCGGCCACTGTCACGCGCAGTTTGATGGAAACGCTGGGCGTGCAACCGGCTCTGGGGCGCAACTTTTCGGCGGAAGAAGATTTGGTGGGCGGGCCGCGCGTCGCGATCATCTCACACGCATTATGGCAACGCGCGTTTGGCGGGCGAGCCGATATTATCGGCCAGGAAATGCGAATCAATTCGCGGGCAGTCAATGTGATCGGCGTCATGCCGCAAGGATATGTGTTTCCGCCCGGCACGAATGAACCGACGGACGTCTGGACATCCTTTCAATTCGATCCGGCCAACCCCGGCGGTCGAAGCAGCCATTTCCTATATGTAATTGGCCGGTTGAAACCCGGAACCAGTATTGACCAGGCGCGTCAGGAAACAGAAAGCTTGATTGCCGGATGGAATACCGAAAAACGCGCGCGGCATTTGTTTAGCGCGAATTTTCATCCGGTGCTGATGTTTCCGTTGCATCAGGACGTGGTGGGCGGAGCGCGATCCGCCGTGCTGATGCTGTTAGGAGCGGTCGGTTTTGTCTTGCTGATTGCCTGCGCGAACGTCGCCAGTTTGTTGTTGGCGCGGGCGGAAGCGCGTCACAGGGAATTTGCCGTGCGGTTGGCGTTGGGCGCGGGGAAAACGCGAATGCTGCGGCAGTTTCTGGCCGAAGGATTTCTGCTGGTGTTGTTTGGCGCTGTCGGCGGCGTGCTGTTGGCGCAACTGGGATTGAAACTGATTATCGCCAGCTCGCCGGACAGTGTGCCGCGCACGGGTGAAATCAAAATTGACCAGTTGGTATTGGCGTTCACTGTTGGCGTTTCCATTTTGACGGCTTTTCTATTTGCGCTGGCGCCAATGGCGCAACTTCGCGAACGAAACCTGGCCGCGTGGCTGCATGGTTCCGGCAAAGGGAGTTCGGTCGGTGCAAGCAGCCAGTTGCTGCGCAAAACTTTGGTTGTGACTGAAATCGCCATGGCAGTGGTGCTGGTCGTTGGATCGGGATTGATGATTCGCGCGTTCTGGAAGTTGCGGAATGTTGATGTGGGGTTCAATCCGTTTGGCGTGTTGTCATTCACCGTCGCGCTGCCGCCCAACAATTATAAAGTTCCCGATCAGTTACGGTTTTCTCAATCTTTGCAGGAAAAACTCTCTGCAATTCCCGGCGTGAAATCCGCCGCGATGGCAGGGGAATTGCCGCCCCTGCGACCCATTGACGCCAACGATACGGACATCGAAGGGTACCAGCCGAAACCGAACGAACCTTCGCGTGGAAACGTGGATTTCTGGAATGTCGTCGGCGAAGACTATTTCAAAACGATGGGCATTCGTTTGATCGAAGGCCGTTTGTTTGAACCCGGCGACCGTAACGAAAACGCAATGCGCGTTGCCGTGATTAACAAAGCGCTGGCCAAACGCTATTGGGAAGGCAATCCGATCGGACGCCGCCTTGACCCGCAAGTTTCCAATCAACCCAACTGGTTTACCGTCGTCGGCATTGTCGAAGACACGAAGAATCTGGGCGTGGACAAACCTGCCGGGACGGAACTCTATCTGCTGGAACAACAATTCGTCGCCTTGGCGGGCGGAAACAGACGACAGAATTTTGTCGTGCGCACAGAGGGCGACCCGACGCAAATTGCTGGCGCTGTGCGCGCCGCGGTGCGCGAACTTGATCCGTCGCTTCCCATTTTCGGATTGCAAACGATGTCTGACGTGGTGGCCGATTCGCTGGCCAGACCGCGTTTCCTGTCTTTGTTGCTCGCCGCGTTTTCGCTGATTGCCCTGGCGCTGGCCAGCGTGGGGATTTACGGCGTGATGTCGTATTCGGTGTCGCAACGCACGCAGGAAATCGGCGTGCGTATGACGCTTGGCGCTCGCAGCACGGACGTGGTGAAAATGGTTCTGGGGCAAGGAACGAAGATGGTCGCCGTTGGCATCGGCATTGGCTTGGCTGGCGCCTTCGCCCTAACGCGATTGATTTCGACGCTGCTGTTTGAAATCAGCGTGACCGATCCGCTGACGTTTGCGGCAGTCATCGTTTTGTTGAGCGTTGTAGCGCTTGTTGCCTGTTACATTCCGGCTCGGCGAGCGGCGAAAGTGGATCCAATGATCGCGCTTCGCTATGAGTAG